CGTCGGCAGGTCCGCCGAGTGGCTGAAGGCGGTGGAGAACGGCCGGCTGCAACCTCCCAGGTTGCCCGTGCCGCTGCGCCTCGCCCACGCGCTCGACCTCTCGGATCTTCCGGAACTCACGGGGAACGGCCACGCCGTGCCGGTGCGCGTGTTCGCCGGCCAGAGGCACCCCGCGCTCACGGACGGTCCGGCACTCGACATCAGATCACCGGACCCGGATCGGCGCACTCCTACCCGGTCTGATCCGGGATGCGCAGCGCGCTGTGCGGACCCTTCGTGGTGAGGAACGCCGTGAAGCGCGACGGATCCTCGCCGGGGTCTACCTGCCACCGCGGGCGGCGCGTGGGCGATGGTGGGCGCGTTGCGGGACGCGGGCCGATGGGACGAGGCCGTGGCGTTGGCGATCGACGCCGCGAACGGGTTGGCGCCACATCTCGACCGGGAGTCTGCGGACTGGCGCGGTCTCTGGGGTGCACTGCACGCAGAGGTCGCCTGCACGCACGCTCGGCGTGGACGGGCACGGCGTAGCCGACACCTGATCGAGGTGGCGCGAGGGCACTCGCAGCGCGGCGATCGGGTGGCGGTGTGGGCGATGCTGGACAAGGCGGAGCGCACGGCGTCGGAGACGATCCGCTTCAACGGGTTCGCGCGGGAGATACTGCTCGACCTCATCGACCGGCCGCCGGCAGGTCTCAGGGCGGAGGTACGCGACCTCTGCGGCGACCACGAACCGGTCGCCTTCGACGACCCCGCGATCCGCTGGGTCCTGGCCTCGAAACCGGTGCGGACGCTCCACGAGGGCACGATCGGTTCGGTCGAGCGCAGCGCCTGCAGGAACCCACCCTCGAATCCGCCAACAACGCGTGCACCACAGCCCACGCGTCACCCTCGAACAACCCACGACCGACCAGACAGCAACCACCGGCCTCCACCCAACCGGTCATCACCCCTACCCCGCACAACTCCGCCTCACGCTCCGCGATCTCCACCGCCACCTCGCGCTTGCCGCCCCAGGAGTGGTAAATCGAACCGGTGGGTGCCTCGGCCGCGCGGGCAACTGCCGCCCACCGGTCGCGGTGCGGCCCTGCGCGCGCGGCAGTTCCGCCATGGCTCGCACGATTCACCGGTCGGTTCCCCCCGACGCGTGCTAGAACGGTCGCCCCAGAACGGCCGTCCAGAGGGGGATGGGTGTGGAGGACGTCGAGCTGCCGGCGGGTGTCGTCCACTACGTCGCGGTCGGACAGGGCCCGCCGGTCGTCCTGCTGCACGGCCTGCTGATGGACTACGCGCTGTGGGACCGGGTCCTCCCGCGGCTGCCCCAGGGCTTCCGCTACATCCGCCCGACCCTGCCGCTCGGGGCGCACCGGCGCGCCATGGACCCCGGCGCCGACCTCACCCTGCCCGGCCAGGTGCGGATCGTGGCGGACTTCCTGGAGGCGCTGGGCCTGGAGGACGCCACGCTCGTGCACGCCGCCTGGGGCGGTGCGCTGTTCCTCACCGCCCGCGGCCTCGACGGGCGCGTGGCGCGGCAGGTGGTGCTGCCGTGCCAGGCGTTCGACAACTTCCCACCGGGCGGGGTGCGGCTGCCGCGGGTCGGGTGGTCGCGCCGGCTGCTGCTCGGGCGGGTGGCGCGCCGGCTGCCCGACGAGCTGGTCCGGCGCTGGACCGAACCGGTGCTGCGCGACCCCGGCGTGCACCGCGACCTGCTGGCCTACCGCCACACCCGGTTCGACGCGGCCGGGCTGGTGCGCGACACCGAGGCGCTGAGCCGGTTCCGGGGCGACGCGCTGGTGCTGTGGTCGCCCGACAACCGGGTCGTGCCGCCCGCGCACGGCCACCGGCTGGCCGCGCTGATGCCCGGCGCGCGGTACGCCGAGGTGCCCGGCGCCTCCGTGCTGCCCATGCTCGACGAGCCCGAGGCCGTGGCGCGCGAGCTGTCCCGGTTCCTCACCTCGACCCGGCCGGTGCCCCGGCGCCGCTGAGGTCAACGGTCCGGTTGGCTATCCTCGACGGGTGGCCTGGAACACCGAGCAGACGCGCCGCCGGTTGAAGGAGGCGGCCGTGGTGGAGTTCGCCGAGCACGGCCTGTCGGGCACCAGGGTCGAGCGCATCGCGGCCCGCGCCGGGGTGAACAAGGAGCGGCTCTACAACTACTTCGGCGACAAGGAACGCCTGTTCACCGCCGTGCTGTCGGACGAGCTGGCCAGGATCGCCGCGGCCCTGCCGCTGCAATCGCTGTCGGTCGACGACATCGGCGAGTACGCCGGGCGGCACTTCGACTACCACGTGGCCAACCCGCACCTGATCCGCCTGCTCCAGTGGGAGGCCCTGGAGCACGGCGGCGGGCCGGTGCCGGAGGAGGAGGGCCGGACCGTCCACTACCAGGCCAAGGTCGAGGCGTTCCGGGCGGCGCAGGAGCGGGGCGTGCTGGTCGACTCCGCCCGCGCGGCGGACCTGGTGTTCATGATCATGGCGTTGACGTCCTGGTGGCTGGCCGTGCCGCAGGTGGCGCGGATGGTCACCGGCGAGGCGGACCTGGCGCAGCGCCGGGCCGCCGTGGTGGAGGCGGCCCGGCGGCTGGCGCAGGCGGGCTGAGGGCTCTCAGGCCCGGACCCGGGGCCCGACGGCGACGACGGTCGCGGCGGCGGCGAGCAGGCCGCCCAGCACCAGGCACACCACCGCGAACCCGGCCGGCTCCAGCGCGGCGACCACGAGCGGGCCGACCCCGCCGCCCAGGCCGACCAGGAACCCGTACCCGGCCAGCGCCGTGCCCCGGGCGTCACCGGCGGCCTGCCCGACGATCGCGATCAGCGCCGGGATCGCCACCGCGAGGCCCGCGACGAACACCGCGCTGCCGCCCAGCAGCGGCGCGGGCGACCCGGCGCCCGCCTCCAGCACCAGCCCGGCCGCGGCGACCAGGAACGCGGTGACCGCCACCCGGTGCGGGCCGAAGCGGGCGACCAGCCTGCCCGCGAACAGGCCCAGCACGATGCCCGGCAGCCCGGGCAGGCGCACCAGCAGCAGGTCCACGGCGTCGTGCAGGCCGTACCGCTCGCCCACGGCGGTGTTCAGCGCGGTGTACATGCCGACGAACGTGAACAGCAGCGTGACCGCGGCCGCGTAGGCCACCAGCAGCGGTGGCCGGCGGACCAGCTCGCCCAGGCGCGCGAAGGTCCGCCCCAGCGGCACGGGGTCGGGGCGCGGCACGCCCGGCAGCCGCACCACCGCGGCGGCGACGGCGATCAGCAGCGGGACGACCAGCCAGAAGACCCAGCGCCAGCCCAGCGCGCGGTCCACCCCCAGCGCGTAGCCCTGGCTGACCAGGCCCGCCAGCAGGAACGAGCCGGACACCGCGGTGACACCCGCGGCGCGGCGGTGCGCGGGCAGCACCTCGACGGCGTGGGCCACGGCCACCGACGGCACCGACGCGGCCAGGAAGCCCTGCACGACCCGGGCGGCGAGCAGCGGCGCGAAGGACCCCGCCGCGCCCGCCACGACCGCGGCCACGGCGCCCGCGGCGAGCCCGACCGCCATCACCAGGCGGCGGTCGTAGCGGTCGGAGGCGGTGCCGAACAGCAGGTTGCCCACGGCGAACGCGAAGCCGAAGCCGGCGCCGACCCAGGCGGCCGCGGCCAGCGGCACGTCGTAGCGGGCGGCGATGCCGGGGAGCAGGGGGACGGTCAGGTACAGCTGGCCGACGGACAGGATCACGGCCCCGACCAGGACGGCCACGACCAGTGGTGCGCGGTGCATGCAAATCTCCAACCTTGGCGTTGGAAGTGAAGGTAGCCCCGATCGACGACAAACGCCAACGGTGTAGTTGGACTATGGCGCGCGTCACTGGCGTCCGGATGGACTTCGATTTCCCCGCCTCCTACTGTCGCCATTTTCTTGCAATAACTTCCGGGGGGACGCATGACCGGCTCCGCGCACGTCACGGGCAGCACCACGGCCGACCTGATCCGCCGCTGGCAGCGGGGCTGGGGCGAGTGCCGGGGCTGGGCACCGGCGGAGGAGGCGCGCGGCGCCCTGCACCTGCTGCTGCGCCTGCCCGGCCGGTGCCGCGAGGTCGTCGCCCTGCACGCCGACGACGACCCGGCGTCGGTGGCCGCGCTCGCCGCCGAGGTCGCCGCCGACCCCGAACCGGCGTGGCTCACCGTGCCGACGACCCGGCCGGACGAGGTCGAGCGGGTCGTGAGCGAGGCGGGCCTGAGGTCGGCGGGCGCCCGCGAGTGGTTCATGACCCGCGACCTGACCGGTCATCCCGCACCGGAGGCGGTCGACCCCTACCGGTGCACCACCGCCACGTCCGGCCGCGTCGTGACCGCCGAGGTGTGGCACGGGGCCGACCTCGCCGCCCGCGGGAACGTGGCAGTGGTCGACGGGGACGCGGTCGCCGACCGCGTCGAGACCCGGGCCGACCACCGCCGCCGGGGGTTGGGCGGCGTGGTCGTGGGCGCGCTGGCGGCCGAGGCCGCGGCGCGCGGCGCGACCACCGGCCTGCTCGTCGCCAGTACCGCGGGTGAACGCCTCTACGCGTCACTGGGCTGGTCCACCCGCGCCGCCGTGGTGATCGCCACCAACGGCGTCTGACCGGAAAGACACCCTCGGGTGATTCCCTTCGAACACATAAGGGCAATACGGGTGGTGCGACGACGAAATGTGCGGCCTCATTCGCCCGAACACCCACGCAGGGTGCCATAGGAATTTGCGCCTACCCGGTTCGCCATCGCGGGGTTACGGTGTCGATCCGCTCGCGTTCCCGGGTGCGGAATTCCTCCACGGAAGGTGGCGGCATTGAGGACGACATCGGCGTCTCCGGCAGGATCAACGTCCGGCAGGCGGACGGGAGCTGGAACCACTTCGCCTGGGTCCGCGACGGCAACGGCAACAACGACCGCTGCGGCGACGCCAACAACGTCGACGTGATCCGCGAGTCGGCCGACTACACGTTCACGATCTGCCAGCAGAACACCGCCGAGGGCGTGCGCTACAACTGCGCGACCTCGCCGGCCATCTCCGGGGCCTGACGGCTCAGGACCCCGCGTCGCGGGAAAGCGGGAAAGCGGGGAAGCAATGGCGCACGGCCCGCACGAGGCCGTGCGCCGCCCGCCGTCCGGCGCGGTCAGTCCTCCGGCCCGAAGTCGTCCTCGTCCTCCGCCTGCTCCCCGTCCTGGTGCGGCAGCACGGTGGCCAGGTAGGAGCGCAGCGCGGCGGTCGTCCCCACGTCCCGCCCCGCGTCCTCGGACAGGTACCAGCGGTGCACCAGCACCTCGTGGAACAGCTCCGCCGGCGCCAGCACGCCGAGCAGGTCGCGCGGCACCGCCGCCACCACCGGGTCGTAGACCTGGCTGCGCCACAGGTGCGCCGCGGTGGTCTCGGGCACCGGGCGGCCGTCGCGCTGCTCCAGGTAGGCGCGGAACGAGCGCAGGTCGTTGAGCAGGCGCCGGGCCTGGTTCTCCTGGGCCTCCAGGCCGGTGAGGCGGAACAGCTCGCGGCGGTGCTGGCCGCTCTCGGCGACCCGGATGTCCACCCGCAGCCGCACGCCGCCGTCGGAGGTGATCAGCTCGACCTCGCTGACGTCGAAGCCCAGGTCGTTGAGCCGGCGCAGGCGCTCGGCGACCCGGTAGCGCTGCTCGTCGGGCCGGAAGAACTCCTCGCGGGTCACCTCGTCCCACAGCGCGGCGTAGCGGCGCGGCACGCTGTCGGCCAGCTCGATGGGGTCGATGTCGGGTGGCAGCAGCCCGCCCGCCTCCAGGTCCATCAGCTCGCCGCCGATGCGCTCGCGCGCCATGTCCACGTCGTGGTTGCGCTGGCCGTCGGACAGCTGCGGGTGCCGCTCCACGGTCTCGGCGTCGACCAGGTACGCCGCGAGCTTGCCCGCGTCGAGCCGGAACAGCGTGTTGGACAGCGAGCAGTCGCCCCAGAACGTGCCCGCCAGGTGCAGCCGCACCAGCAGCTCGACCAGCGTGTCGACCAGCCGGTCGGCGGAGTGGTCGTCGCCGCGCGGGCTGGAGAACAGGTACCGGTAGGACATCGAGTGCTCCAGGTACCGGGTGACCAGGACGGCCTGCTGGTCGTCCGGGCGGTCCACGCACAGCCCGAGCACCGTCACCGAGGGCATGCCCTCCTTCTCCAGCTCGCCGAGCACCGCGTACTCGTGCCGGGCCAGCCGCTCGGAGATCTCCTTGAGCGCGTACACCCGGCCCTCGCTGGCCACGAACCGCACGACGTGCCGCGAGATGCCCCGTTGCGGCACGGTGAGCAGCAGGTCGTCGTCCCACTCCTCCAGCGGCCGGGCCCACGGCAGGGTCAGCAGGCCGGTCGCCTCGGTCGCGGGCGGACGGAAGAGGAAGCGCATTCGGGTCCTCCGCAGTGGTGCGTTGACGAGCGGAAGGTACCCGTGGTCCGCGCCGTCCCGCGTGTGTGACCGCTCACGGGCGGCGGGCAGGATTGTCGGTGCCCCCCGATAGCGTGCCCGCAAGATCACGTGAAGGGGGACGAAACCCATGTCTGCGACGACGTACCTGGAGCTGTCCGAGCCGGGCGGTGGCGCGCACAAGTTCTACGAGGTGCGGGTCGACGACACCGAGGTCACCATCACCTACGGGCGCATCGGGGAGCAGGGGCAGGTCAGGACCGCGACCTTCGCCGACCACGCCAAGGCGGTCAAGGCGGCCGAGAAGAAGATCGGCGAGAAGGTGCGCAAGGGGTACGCCCCCGCCGTCCGGGGCGTGCGGCAGGCCAGGCCGGTGAGCAGGCGGCAGATCGTCAGCACCCGCTCGACCGCCCACCAGGCGCCGGTGCTGTGGCGGTTCGCCTCCGGCGCGCCCGCGTTCGGCATCTTCATCGGCGAGGACCGGGCCTGGGTCGGCAACGAGAACGGCGACGTCTTCACCCTCGCCCACGACGGCCGGGTCACCGGGCGGTTCGGCCTGCCCGACTCGGTCAAGTGCATCGTGGCCGACGACTTCTGGATCTACGCCGGGTGCGACGACGGCCGGGTGTACGACCTGGGCGCGAAGGTGCCCCGGGTGGCCTACGAGATCGCCGAGGACGTCGACATCTACTGGCTCGACATCCACGACGGCGTGCTGGGCGTGTCCGACCGGCAGGGCCGGGTGACCGTGGTCGACCACGAGGACGAGTTCCAGTGGTCGGTCCCGTCCGGCGGCGACAGCGGCTGGATGGTCCGCTGCTCGCCCGACGGCGTGTTCCACGGCCACTCCCGGGGCGTCACCCACTACACCGGCCGCGGCCACCGGGCGTGGTACGCCGAGACCACGGGGCAGGTGCTGTTCGGCTGGCAGGAGCGCGACGCGGTCTTCGCGGGCACCAGCCGGGGCCGGGTGCAGCGCATCCGCAAGTCCGATGGCGCGAAGACGGGCGACTACCGCTGCGACGCGCCGGTGTTCTCCTGCGCGACCTCGGCCGACGGCGAGCTGGTCTTCGCCGGTGACAACCAGTCCTCGGTGTACTGCTTCGCCGCCGACGGGACCAGGCTGTGGAAGCTCGCCACCGGCTGCGGCTCGGCGTACTCCATGCAGTACCGCGACGAACGCCTCTACCTGGTCACCACGGACGGTTCGCTCGCCTGCGTCGACGCGAGCCCCGCCGCCGTGCGCGCGGCCGAGCAGGGGCGGGTCCCGCAGCGGCAGGACATCAAGGCGGGCGGCATCGAGCGCGTCGAGGCGACCGCCGAGGTGGAGTTCGTCGCGCACGCCGCCCCGGGCGAGGGCGTGGTGGTCGAGTGCGTGCGGGAGGGCGGCCGGGTCCGGGTGCACGTCGTCTCCGACGGCTACGACCGCACGTGGGGCGTGCAGTTCCCGAAGAACATCCGGGTGCCCGGCGCGCGGTTCCTGGTCGCCGAGGTGGTCAGCTCGGCGAGCGGGTCGTTCTACCGAACCAGGGGCGAGATCAAGCGCCTGCGCTGAGCACGCGCCCGACCGTCCGCCGCGGACGCGGCGGCGCCCCGGTCACCGTCGTGGCCGGGGCGCCGCCGGGGCCGGTCAGGCGGTGGCGCAGGGCGCGCCGTTGAGGGTGAAGGAGGCGGGTTTGGCCGTGTCACCGCCGTGGGTGGCCTGGAAGCCGATGCCGATCGAGGCGTTCGGCGCGATCGTGCCGTTGTAGGCGACGTTGCGCGCGGTCACCTGGCCGGAGCTCGGCGAGTAGGTGGCGCCCCAGCCGGAGGTGATGGTCTGCCCGCCGGGCAGGGTGAAGGCCAGGGACCAGCCGTTGACGGCGCTGGTGCCGGTGTTGGTGATGGTGATGCTCTCGACCATGCCGTTGTTCCAGGCGTTGACCGTGCTCGTGACCCGGCACGCGCCCGGCGGCTGGGTGGTCGTGGTGGTCGTCGTGGTAGTCGTGGTGGTGGACGTGGTGGTGGACGTGGTGGTGGACGTCGTCGTGGTGGTGGTCGTCGAGGTCGGGGTGCCGCTGCCGTCCAGGCCGAAGAACGCGACGGCCCGCGCGGCCATCCCGGCCGACGGCAGGCTGTGCCCGGCGCCCTGGATGCTGTACGCCTCGACCAGGGTGGTGCCGCCGGAGTCGTAGCGGCGGCGGTTCCAGCCGGACTGCGGCGTGTCGGTGGACGTCGGCGTCTGGCTCAGCCCGAACACGTTGGTCCACTGCTCGATCGTCTCCTGCAGCAGCGCGTAGGGCACCAGCGTGTCGGCGGTGCCGTGCCACAGCTGGACGCGCGGCCGGGGGCCGGTGTAGCCGGGGTATGCCTGGCGCACCGCGTCACCCCACTGCTGCGGTGTCCGGTTCGCCCCGCCGTTGCCGGTGCACTTGCTGCTGCCGGGCGGGTAGTCGGCCGCGTTGGCGAAGCAGTTGTAGGGCACGCCCATGAACGCGGCACCCGCCTTGAACACGTCCGGGTACAGCGCCAGCATGTGGTTGGTCATCATGCCGCCGGACGACGACCCGGTGGCGAAGACCCGGTTCGGGTCACCGCCGTAGCGCTGCTCGACGTAGTTGACCATCGACACGATCGAGACCGGGTCGCTGCCGCCGCCGCGCCGCTTGGCGGCGTCGGACCACGTGTCGAAGCACTTGCCGAACCCGGCCTCCTGCTGGGCGCTGGGGTAGATGACGATGAACCCGTACCGGTCGGCCTGCGAGGCGAACTCGCTGCCCGAGTAGAAGCCGGGGCCGGAACCGCCGCAGCCGTGCATGGCCACCACGATCCCGGGGTTGGCCGGGCGGGAGTCCGGCACGTAGACGTGCATGCGCATCCCGCCCGGGTTGTTGCCGAAGTTCGTGACCTCGGTCAGCGAGGCCGCGGACGCGGGCGTGGACAGCGGGATGGCGAGGACCGCCACGGCCAGCGACGCCGCCGCGGCGAGGAGGGAACTCCGATTGGGCTTCATTGCGCCTGAACTCCTTTGTTCCACGCGCTCTGGGGAGGGGAGGGCGACGGGTGCGGGTGCTCCTCGGCGGCGAAGACCCGGACCCCTCGTATGACAGTTACCTTGCCTACCGGTCATGAAACTGTCAATCGACCGTCTCGACCACCGCGAACGCGGATTCCGGAACTGGTTACAGTCGGTGGCAGCCACCCGTCCCAGCCACCGCCGGAGCCGCCGTGACCAGCCCTTATGACATCGAGGAGATCTTCCCGGACGACGCGGTCCGACTCCCTCGGCGGCAGTCGGGCAACTCACCGCAGGGCCTGGCCGTGACCCTCATGGCGGACTACACCCTGCGCACCAGGGCGTGGCTGCCGTCGGCGGCCATCGTGGCCCTGCTCGCGGAGGCCGGCGTCAGCTCCGCCGGGGCCCGCACCGCCATCAGCAGGCTCGCCCGCCGCGGCGTGCTGGAGGGCAGCAGGCAGGGCCGCAACAGCTCCTACCGGCTGACCAAGGCGGCCGCGTCCGTCCTGGCCGCGGGCGGCCGGGCGATCGTCTCGTGGGCCGCGGACCCCGGCACCTGGGACGAGTGCTGGACGCTGGTCGCCTTCTCGCTGCCCCAGGACGAGGTCACCCGGCGGCGCGGGCTGCGCAGCCACCTGAGGTGGCTCGGCTGCGCGCCCCTCTACGACGGCCTGTGGGTCTCGCCCCACGACCTCACCGACAAGGCCAAGGCGCAGCTGGCCGACCTCGCACCCGGCGCCATGACCGTGTTCCGCGCCCGGCACGTCGAACTCGGCGCCTCGGTCGGCCGCGACCCCCTCGACGCCTGGGACACCGCCGCCATCGCCGGGCAGTACGAGTCCTTCATCCGGCGGTGGAGCCCGCTGCGCCCGGCCGCCCGGATCACCGGCGCCGACGCCGTCCGCACCCGCACCGAGGTGATGGACACCTACCGCCGGCTGCCCATCCTCGACCCGCAGCTCCCCACCCGGCTGCTGCCGCCGGGGTGGCTGCGCGACCCCGCCCGCGACCTGTTCACCACCGTCTACGACGGCCTGGCCGCACCCGCCCAGGACCACGTGCGCGCCGTCGCGGCCCGGTTCACCGCCGAACCCCTCACCGACGTCCGCGCCCACACCGCCGCCGACCTCCTCGGCGGCTTGGTCGACCCGCGCGAGCCGACCTGCTGAGGCGGTTTTCCGCCTGACGGAAAGGCCGTGTCGACGGTGGTGTGACGGGTGCCATCGTGATCCACACGCGTTGTGCCGAGGAGGAGGTGTGATGACCTCGATCGTCCGCGACCAGTGGTACGTCGCCGCCTACGGCCGGGAGATCGGCCGCGAGCCGTTCGGCCGGACCGTCTGCGGCGAGTCCGTCCTGTTCTGGCGCACCGAGGCAGGCCGGGTCACCGCGATGAGCGACCGCTGCGTGCACCGCCGGTTCCCCCTGTCGGAGCCGCCGAGCCACCTGGTCGGCGACACCGTCGTCTGCGGCTACCACGGCTTCACCTACGGCGCCGACGGCGTGTGCGTGGCGGTCCCGGGCCAGACCAGGGTGCCGCGCACGGCCAGGCTCAAGAGCTACCCGGTGGTGGAGCAGGACTCGTTCGTGTGGATCTTCATCGGCGACCCCGCGCTCGCCGACCCCGCCCGCATCCCGCGCGCGCCGTGGCTGGACATGCCCGGGTGGACCGCGGTGTCGGGCATGGAACCGCTGGCCGCCCGCGCGAGCCTGCTGGTCGACAACCTCATGGACCTCTCGCACGAGACCTACCTGCACGGCGGCTACATCGGCACGCCCGAGGTCGCCGAGACCCCGATCACCACCGAGGTCGACGAGGAGGCCGGGATCGTCTACGTGTCCCGGCGCATGGCCGACGCGGAGTGCCCCCCGTTCTACGCGAGGAGCACGGGCATCCAGGGGCGGATCACGCGCTGGCAGGACATCGAGTTCACCCCGCCCTGCCTCTACAAGCTGCACAGCCGCATCGCGCCGGTCGGCGTGCTGCCGAACGGGGACGGCACCGACCCCGACGCGTTCCACGTCGAGGTCGTCTACGCGATCACCCCGGAGACCGAGTCGTCGACGCACGACTTCTGGGCCGTCGCCCGGGACTTCGCGCTGGACGACGAGGGGGTGTCGGACTTCCTGCGGGAGAGCAACCGGACGGTCGTGCTCCAGGACGTCGCCGCGCTGGACGTCCTGGAGCGCGTGCTGACCGGGGAGCCGGACGGGTACCAGGAGCTGTCGATCAACATCGACACCGGTGGGTTGGCGGCCCGGCGGATGATGGCCCGCCTGGCCGCGGGCGCGTCGGGTGCCGGGGGTGCCGGTGCCGGGGCTCCCGGTGCCGGGTCGTCGGCTGCCGGGGCGTCGGGCGCGGGGGCTCCCGGTGGTGGGGCTCCCGGTGCCGGGCGGTCGGGTGCCGGGCAGCGCGGGGGCGGGTCGTCGGAAGCCGGCGCGTCCGGTGCCGCGGCGGTGGACGTCGCGGCCGCCCGGTGAGCGCCCCGCGCCGCGGCGGCAACCGCGTGGTGCGGGTGGACTGGGTCCCCGGTTCCGACCGCCTCCGAGGCCGCTGCCACTGCGGTGCCGAGACCGAGGCCGACGACCCGGTCCTGCTGTGGGCGTGGCTGGTCGCCCACCCGGACCACCGGCCCGCCGCCCCGCCCGAGGCCACGGGCCCGCCGCCCGCCCACGTCGTCACCGATCCCGCGCTCATCCGGCGACGCACCACCGCGCCCCGCTGATCCCCCCACCAGGAGGAGGCCCGTGCGAACCCCCGGTGCAGACCTGCGGCTGCGCGTCGCCCGGCGCCGCGACGCCGCCCGGGACGTCGTGGTGCTCGACCTGGTCGACCCCTCCGGCGCCGCGCTGCCGGCGTGGGAGCCGGGCGCCCACGTCGACCTGCTGCTGCCCGGCGGGCTGACCCGCCAGTACTCGCTGTGCGGCGACCCGGCCGACCGGTCCGCGTGGCGCGTCGCGGTCCTGCGGGAACCGGCGGGCCGGGGCGGGTCCGCGCACGTCCACGAAGCGCTGCACCCCGGCGTCGACGTCGACGTCCGGGGGCCGCGCAACAACTTCCCCCTGCTGCCCTCACCGCGCTACGTGTTCATCGCGGGCGGCATCGGCATCACGCCCATCCTGCCCATGACCCGCGCGGCGGCCGACGCCGAGTGGGAGCTGCACTACGGCGGCCGCGACCGCGGGTCGATGGCCTTCCTCGACGAGCTGGACCGCGTCACGCCGTACCCGCGGGACGAGGTCGGCCTGATCGACCTGGACCGGGCCCTCGGCACCCCCCGCCCCGACACCCTGGTGTACTGCTGCGGCCCGGAACCGCTGCTGGAGGCCGTGGAGCGGCACTGCCGGGCGTGGCCGGCGGGGTGCCTGCACGTCGAGCGCTTCAAGCCGGGGGAGACCGGCGAACCGGTCGTCGCGGGCACCTTCACCGTCGAACTGGCCCTCAGCGGGTTGACGCTGGCGGTGCCCCCGGGAAGATCCGTGCTGGAGGTCGTCGAGGAGGCCGGGGTGCCCCTGCTGTCCTCGTGCCGGGAAGGGACGTGCGGGACGTGCGAAACGGTGGTGCTCGACGGGACGGTGGACCACCGGGACTCGCTGCTGACCCCGGCCGAGCGGGCGGCCAACGACACCATGTTCCCCTGCGTGTCGCGGGCCGCCTGCCCGAAGCTGGTGCTCCGGCTCTGACCAGGACCGCCAACGGCAAGCTCCTGGCCGTCCTGGACGCCTTCAGCCGGGACCGGCCCGCGCTGACCCTGTCGCAGATCGCCAGGGCGGTGGGCGTGCCGGTGTCCACCGCGCACCGGCTGGTCGCCGAGCTGACCGCGTGGGGCGGCCTGGAGCGCGGGGCGGACGGGCGCTACCGCATCGGCCTGCGCGTGTGGGAGCTGGGCGCGCTGGCACCCCGCGGCCTCGGCCTGCGCGAGGCCGCGCTGCCCTTCCTCCAGGACCTGTACGAGGTCACCCACGAGAACGTCCAGCTCGCCGTGCGGGACGAGGACGAGGTGGTCTTCGTCGAGCGCCTGGCGGCACCGGACTCGGTGACCGTGCTGACCCAGGTCGGCGGCCGGTTCCCGATGCCGCCGACCGGCGTCGGCCTGGTGCTGCTCGCGCACGCGCCGGTCGAGGTGCAGGAACGCGTGCTGGCCGCGCCGATGGCGCGGTACACGCCGTACACCATCACCGACCCGCACCACCTGCGCCGCGTGCTGGCGGACGTGCGGCGGACCGGGGTGGTCATCAGCGACC
This portion of the Saccharothrix syringae genome encodes:
- a CDS encoding WGR domain-containing protein, translating into MSATTYLELSEPGGGAHKFYEVRVDDTEVTITYGRIGEQGQVRTATFADHAKAVKAAEKKIGEKVRKGYAPAVRGVRQARPVSRRQIVSTRSTAHQAPVLWRFASGAPAFGIFIGEDRAWVGNENGDVFTLAHDGRVTGRFGLPDSVKCIVADDFWIYAGCDDGRVYDLGAKVPRVAYEIAEDVDIYWLDIHDGVLGVSDRQGRVTVVDHEDEFQWSVPSGGDSGWMVRCSPDGVFHGHSRGVTHYTGRGHRAWYAETTGQVLFGWQERDAVFAGTSRGRVQRIRKSDGAKTGDYRCDAPVFSCATSADGELVFAGDNQSSVYCFAADGTRLWKLATGCGSAYSMQYRDERLYLVTTDGSLACVDASPAAVRAAEQGRVPQRQDIKAGGIERVEATAEVEFVAHAAPGEGVVVECVREGGRVRVHVVSDGYDRTWGVQFPKNIRVPGARFLVAEVVSSASGSFYRTRGEIKRLR
- a CDS encoding MFS transporter, producing the protein MHRAPLVVAVLVGAVILSVGQLYLTVPLLPGIAARYDVPLAAAAWVGAGFGFAFAVGNLLFGTASDRYDRRLVMAVGLAAGAVAAVVAGAAGSFAPLLAARVVQGFLAASVPSVAVAHAVEVLPAHRRAAGVTAVSGSFLLAGLVSQGYALGVDRALGWRWVFWLVVPLLIAVAAAVVRLPGVPRPDPVPLGRTFARLGELVRRPPLLVAYAAAVTLLFTFVGMYTALNTAVGERYGLHDAVDLLLVRLPGLPGIVLGLFAGRLVARFGPHRVAVTAFLVAAAGLVLEAGAGSPAPLLGGSAVFVAGLAVAIPALIAIVGQAAGDARGTALAGYGFLVGLGGGVGPLVVAALEPAGFAVVCLVLGGLLAAAATVVAVGPRVRA
- a CDS encoding TetR family transcriptional regulator, with product MAWNTEQTRRRLKEAAVVEFAEHGLSGTRVERIAARAGVNKERLYNYFGDKERLFTAVLSDELARIAAALPLQSLSVDDIGEYAGRHFDYHVANPHLIRLLQWEALEHGGGPVPEEEGRTVHYQAKVEAFRAAQERGVLVDSARAADLVFMIMALTSWWLAVPQVARMVTGEADLAQRRAAVVEAARRLAQAG
- a CDS encoding helix-turn-helix domain-containing protein, with translation MKSHRQRVGMSRPVLAALVGRSAEWLKAVENGRLQPPRLPVPLRLAHALDLSDLPELTGNGHAVPVRVFAGQRHPALTDGPALDIRSPDPDRRTPTRSDPGCAARCADPSW
- a CDS encoding GNAT family N-acetyltransferase, with protein sequence MTGSAHVTGSTTADLIRRWQRGWGECRGWAPAEEARGALHLLLRLPGRCREVVALHADDDPASVAALAAEVAADPEPAWLTVPTTRPDEVERVVSEAGLRSAGAREWFMTRDLTGHPAPEAVDPYRCTTATSGRVVTAEVWHGADLAARGNVAVVDGDAVADRVETRADHRRRGLGGVVVGALAAEAAARGATTGLLVASTAGERLYASLGWSTRAAVVIATNGV
- a CDS encoding alpha/beta fold hydrolase; its protein translation is MEDVELPAGVVHYVAVGQGPPVVLLHGLLMDYALWDRVLPRLPQGFRYIRPTLPLGAHRRAMDPGADLTLPGQVRIVADFLEALGLEDATLVHAAWGGALFLTARGLDGRVARQVVLPCQAFDNFPPGGVRLPRVGWSRRLLLGRVARRLPDELVRRWTEPVLRDPGVHRDLLAYRHTRFDAAGLVRDTEALSRFRGDALVLWSPDNRVVPPAHGHRLAALMPGARYAEVPGASVLPMLDEPEAVARELSRFLTSTRPVPRRR
- a CDS encoding DUF4032 domain-containing protein — translated: MRFLFRPPATEATGLLTLPWARPLEEWDDDLLLTVPQRGISRHVVRFVASEGRVYALKEISERLARHEYAVLGELEKEGMPSVTVLGLCVDRPDDQQAVLVTRYLEHSMSYRYLFSSPRGDDHSADRLVDTLVELLVRLHLAGTFWGDCSLSNTLFRLDAGKLAAYLVDAETVERHPQLSDGQRNHDVDMARERIGGELMDLEAGGLLPPDIDPIELADSVPRRYAALWDEVTREEFFRPDEQRYRVAERLRRLNDLGFDVSEVELITSDGGVRLRVDIRVAESGQHRRELFRLTGLEAQENQARRLLNDLRSFRAYLEQRDGRPVPETTAAHLWRSQVYDPVVAAVPRDLLGVLAPAELFHEVLVHRWYLSEDAGRDVGTTAALRSYLATVLPHQDGEQAEDEDDFGPED